The Sulfurihydrogenibium sp. genomic interval ATTTTTTAAACAGACAAAAATTCTATCACTTTTTATTTCTTTTGTCAAGAGGTTTTTTCTTTCTTCTTATTCGTTTTTCAAATTGGACTAATTATTATATCCATTTTTTCTTGATTGTCAAGGGGGTTGTGAGGGTGTTCTAAAATTATTTTCTCAGTTAAAATTAAATACACAAAATCAAAAAATGGAATGTTTGCATGAGAAAAACAGGAATATCCTTTAAACAAATCTATAAGCTTACAAAAAGATTTTTTAAAAAAGATTGAATATAAGGAAAAGAAAAATAGTCAAAGAGATAGACCAAGAAAATACAAAGATGAATTTATAATAGCTATATTTCTATATCAAACACTAAAACAATATTCTTATAGAGAAGTTCTTCAAGAACTTAAATATCTTGGCTTTAAAACTCCTTCTCTAAATGACTATCATTATAGGATTAAACAGATTAATGAAAACGCTTTAAAATTATTACTGGAAAAAATAGGGCAGCACTTTATTGAAAAAATCAAAGATAAAATACAGTACTACATAGCAGATGCTACAGGTTTTGCCTATGGAGATATTTATAACCTTAAATGGAGAAGAGGAATAGAGGTAAAGCATTAATCTTAGGATGTGAAACAGGTAAAGCTTATGCAAGTGAAATAAAGATGTTAAATCAGATATTAAACAAAGTAGATTTTATCAAAGGACTACCTTTTATAGCTGATAAAGGTTATGATTCAATAAGCATAATACAAAAAATCTTAGACATTGGACTTATTCCTGCTATAAAGATAAAGCAAACTCTTAGAATAAAAATAAAGCATCTATTGAGACAGTTATCAAAGAATATAGCTAAGAAGTTAGCTATTGCTTGGGCTATTCTTTGGAATTTCTACATGATTTTAATTTATGTATTTTTGTCTATTCTATCAGTCTTGATTTTGAAAAGAAGTTTTTTTGATTTTTGGAACGGCCTCAGTGTAAGAATAGGAGTGTTTGAAATGTAGGATGTAATATATAAAGCTGCAAGCTGTAAATCAGATACCTTAAGTGGTCTACCTGCTTTCCTTTTTGATTGAATGTTTAAAAGTATAGTTAAATGCTCATAGATTTTTTGAAATATTGTAAAATAAAGATTAGAGTTTTGCATTTTTACTTCCTTGGTGGAATTTTTGCTATTACAATTTTAACTGCCACCAAGGAGTTTTTTTAGATGTTTTATTTATATTTGAATTTCTCACCCGAGGTATTTAAATAATGAGAGCAAAAGAGGATGAAAATTTAGAAGTAAAATATTCTGAGAGGCTATTCCAAAAATCCACACAATCATTCTACAGCCTTGGGAAGAATCTTATTTTAATTTTTAAAAGTATTAAAACATAAGATCCTTCGAACTAAAGCCATCAGAATGACATAGAAAGGTTGAATGATAAGCACTAAAGGAAGGATAATCTTGGATGCCATTCTGAACGAAGTTTTGCTGTTGGATGACAGAAAGAGTAATAATATCGTTCTCAATTCTGCAAGGATCTACCCCCCTTACTTCTCACTATTTAAAATGGTCAAAACTTTCTTTATTCAATTCTACTACTTTATCACCTTCTTTTAGAAACACTCCAAAGCCTTCTTCTGTATAGCCGATTTCCATTAAATCTAAATCTTTTTCAGAAATTAAAGCTACTTCATACTCCTCACCACTTGTTAGGATGTAATCTAATGGGTCTTTTTCATACTTTAAGCAAAACTTTTTTAAGTTTTCATCTATTTTTAATTTTTCTTTTTCAATGATAATTTTTACATTACTTTTTTTAGAGATATGACTTAAATCCGAAGTCAAGCCGTCGCTAATGTCTATACATGCTGAAGCTTGTTTGATTTTTTCTACCAAGTCTATTCTTGCTTTTGGTCTGTAATGTTTGTTGATTAAAGCAATTTCAAAGTCTTCATACTCTTGTTTATCCATTAGAATAAGTTCTAAGCCTGCTTTACTGCATCCAAGGTTGCCTGATAGATAAATTTTTTGATTTGGTTTAGCCGTAGACCTTGAGATAAATTTTTCAGTTTCTCCTACCATTGTCATATCTATCATGATTTGATTTGAAGATGAACAATTGCCGCCGATTGTATAAAAACCGTAATAATCCTGAGCTTCTTTGATTCCAAGATAAACTTTTTCAATAAAGCTGTATTCTAAATCCTTCGGCAGTGCCAAGGATAATAAAGCCCATCTTGGCAAACCACCACAAGCAACCACATCACTAACATTTGACGTTGCAAGCTTCCAACCTAAATCCTCCGGTTTGATTTTACCTTTTAAAAAATGTGAGTTTTCAACTTGTATATCAACGGTAAACAAAATCAGCCTACCATTTATGTTTACACATGCACAATCATCACCATAACCAACCAACACATCTTTATCATGTATTGGCAGTATCTGATTTAATCTCTCTATCAGTCCAAACTCGCCAATATGATTTATCCTTTCCATAAATCCACCTTCAATTTGAAATTAAAACTGATACTGAATTTTCAAACAAATCTTTTTTTTGAATGATAACTTTTAAGTCTTTAATGTCTTTTAACTCTTCTAAATACTCATCCCTTGTTAGGACGTAAACTCTGCCTGATTTAATAAAATTTTCAACATCTTGTTTAGAGTTTAGAGGAACTATCTTCTTCTTTAAGTAAAAGGAAAAAGCTGGATTGTATCGTTTATAATAGCCTACGGGTCTGTCTTTTTCCATGTAATTTAGTATAATTCTAACTGATGAGTATTTGTCAATCTCCGGCAAAATAACTGTGTAAAGTGTAATGCTCATTGCAACGCTTGAAATAAAAAGAGAAAGAATGACCTTTTTGATATCTTTAAAGTAGATTAAAGTAAACAATCCGCCAACTACCAAAATAAGAAAGTAAAAACTATAATTTACAAGTAGATATAGATTTTTGTCATTCTTTAATGTTGTGTATAAAACAAAAGGCAGTGATGCTGTAAAGATGAGATAAAAAATTAAAGAAGATAAATAGTTTCTAATCTTTAAAAGTGTAAGAGATAGAAGTATTGCAAAGGCTGGATATGCAGGTACTGTATAGTTTGGCAGTTTTGTTTTAGAAACACTAAAAAATCCTGTGTATATTAATACTATCAAGCCTAAGTAAAGATAGTCTGGATTTAATCTATTTTTTAGAGTCTCTTTGACTGATTGGTAAGTAAAAATGCTAAATGGAAGCATTCCGATAAGAATAAAAAGGATTGTAATCAGAAATATTCCCCCGTGCCCTTCCATTGAGTCTGTAAATCTGCTAATGTTGTGCTTCAAGAAAAATTCTTTTGTCCATTGAAAATCTGTTTCTATGCTAACTAACACATACCAAGGAAGAGATATTAAAGCTGTTAAAATTAAACCTTTATGAATTTTCAAGCTTTTAATGGCTGATATGCTTTTTTCTGCTGAAAGTAAAAACGCAAAAATTATAAAAAATGGTAAAACTAACGCAACTATTCCTTTTGCTAACACTCCAAAGCCAAGGGCTATGTATAAAGTCCAAAGATATTTTTCTTCGTTGAATTTATAAAAAAGATAAAAGCTAAAAAATGCTAAGTTTATGAAAAATATCAAATACGGGTCTGGAACTGCCATATGAAATTGAAAAACAAAATGCAGTGATGAAATCAGAACAATGGCTGATAAAATGGCTGTTTTTGTGCTAAATATTTTTTTTGCAAAGAAGTACGTAATCATTACCGTTAAGCTTCCAAAGACTGATGAGAAAAATCTTGCTGAAAATTCACTTACTCCAAAGATAAGATAAGAAAGCATCATAAAATAGTAATGTAGTGGTGGTTTGTCCGTTCTTAATTCGTAGTTGAATGTTGGAACGATGAAGTTTTTAGATTCTAACATCTCTCTTGCACAGGATGCGTTTTTTGCTTCATCAAGACTAAAGATTGATACTCCACCGATGTTTAAAGAAAATAGAAAAAAAGAAAATAAGCCTATCAATATGAGATTGTAATCTATTTTTTTAGTATCCAAACAAAGGCTCCGGAGAAATCTTTAAAAATCTTTGATTTTTGAGTTTGAAAGGTATTATAGCATATTTTAAAGAAAGATAAAAAGTCGCTACAGTGTTTGGATAAAGCTAAAGAGAGTTCCAAAAAACAGTATCGTTATTTTACAGCTGGCTAAGAATCCCTGTCCTTTTACCTCATTACTTACTTACCCTTTTTAAAAGAGGAGATCCTTCGGACTTACGGCCTCAGGATGACAGCGAATGTTTGAATGATAAATATCAGAGAAAGGATAGCCTTATTTGTCATTCTGAGCGAAGCGAAGAATCTCCTATTTTTATTGAATTTTTTACATGACGTATCCGTATCTGTTAGCTTTAAAAAAATCTTTATTATAAACTTCAACTTTCATTTTCTTACCGTTTGAGCGATTCATCAATCGTATTTACTCATTTTTTCCTATGTTAAAACTTTAAATATTCCTTTATCTTTTGACTTACAGATGTAGGAATTCCAAGCTTTTTTAACTCTTCGTCGCTTGCCTTTAAAATATTGTCCAATGTTTTATAAGTCCTGTATAAAATTTCCTTTCTTTTCTCACCTATACCTTCAATGTTATCAAGAACGCTTTTTAAACCTTCCTTTTCTCTTAACTTTCTGTTGTAAGTAATGGCAAATCTGTGGGCTTCATCTCTTATTTTGGTAAAGAACTTTAAAAGTTCTTGATTTTCAAACAATCTAACCTCTTTTCCGTCATCTGTATAGATAATTTCCTCTTTTTTTGCTATCGAGAAGACTCGCAGATTTTCAAGCCCAAGCTCTTGTCTTACAGCCAATCCTTGGCTTAGCTGACCTTTTCCACCATCTATTAAAACAAGCTCCGGCGGGTTATCCATCTCTTTATACCTTCTAAATCTACGTGTTAAAACTTCTCTTAATGATGCAAAATCATCTATATAATTGACCGTTCTAACTCTAAACCTTCTATACTCTCTTTTATTCATGCTTCCATTTTCCCAAACAACACAAGAACCAACCGTAAACTTCCCATCAAGATGGGAAATATCAAAACATTCCACCCTGTTTGGAAGACCAAATCCAAACACTTTTTCAAACTCTGATTTAAGATTTTCTATGTTTTCTATGTTTATGTTTCTTTTTATAAACCCTTCCACTTGCTCCGGCAAAGAGGTAAGTATTTCAACTTCTTTATTTTTCCCTTTTAAAAGCCATTGTTTAAGATTTTCCAAGTCTTCTAAATCTTTGTTTGTGATGATTGTTTTTGGTATGTATGTGTCTTTACTGTAATAATCAGTGATGATGGCTATCTCATTACCTTCTTCAAACTCTTCATTTTGAACCTTTAGCTCATCCTTTCCAACAATTCTATTTCCTCTTACGATAATCAGATAAACTCTATTTCTGAGAAAATAAAAAATATCAGCCTCTTCAACGCCAACACCTATAACTTCTTGTTTTTTTATTGTCATCTCAATAGCTTTGATTTGGTCTCTAATGACTGCTGCTTTCTCAAACATAAGCTTGTTCGTATAGTCATTAATTT includes:
- a CDS encoding glycosyltransferase family 39 protein, which encodes MDTKKIDYNLILIGLFSFFLFSLNIGGVSIFSLDEAKNASCAREMLESKNFIVPTFNYELRTDKPPLHYYFMMLSYLIFGVSEFSARFFSSVFGSLTVMITYFFAKKIFSTKTAILSAIVLISSLHFVFQFHMAVPDPYLIFFINLAFFSFYLFYKFNEEKYLWTLYIALGFGVLAKGIVALVLPFFIIFAFLLSAEKSISAIKSLKIHKGLILTALISLPWYVLVSIETDFQWTKEFFLKHNISRFTDSMEGHGGIFLITILFILIGMLPFSIFTYQSVKETLKNRLNPDYLYLGLIVLIYTGFFSVSKTKLPNYTVPAYPAFAILLSLTLLKIRNYLSSLIFYLIFTASLPFVLYTTLKNDKNLYLLVNYSFYFLILVVGGLFTLIYFKDIKKVILSLFISSVAMSITLYTVILPEIDKYSSVRIILNYMEKDRPVGYYKRYNPAFSFYLKKKIVPLNSKQDVENFIKSGRVYVLTRDEYLEELKDIKDLKVIIQKKDLFENSVSVLISN
- the uvrC gene encoding excinuclease ABC subunit UvrC, with product MNKNFDWALEFINKAPEEPGVYLFKDSKKQYVYIGKAVNIKNRLKNHYQQLKVDPKERKIFKESSSIEWIITKSDYEAFVLENELIKQYKPKCNVRLKSGSSYPMLVITDEEYPTVKISRKFGEIKGEYFGPFLPARTARAMKELIHKLFKLRTCDPLPKRSLVCFDYHLGLCSGPCADKISMKEYKEDAKVAKAFLSGNVKNVIYELYDKINDYTNKLMFEKAAVIRDQIKAIEMTIKKQEVIGVGVEEADIFYFLRNRVYLIIVRGNRIVGKDELKVQNEEFEEGNEIAIITDYYSKDTYIPKTIITNKDLEDLENLKQWLLKGKNKEVEILTSLPEQVEGFIKRNINIENIENLKSEFEKVFGFGLPNRVECFDISHLDGKFTVGSCVVWENGSMNKREYRRFRVRTVNYIDDFASLREVLTRRFRRYKEMDNPPELVLIDGGKGQLSQGLAVRQELGLENLRVFSIAKKEEIIYTDDGKEVRLFENQELLKFFTKIRDEAHRFAITYNRKLREKEGLKSVLDNIEGIGEKRKEILYRTYKTLDNILKASDEELKKLGIPTSVSQKIKEYLKF
- the thiL gene encoding thiamine-phosphate kinase gives rise to the protein MERINHIGEFGLIERLNQILPIHDKDVLVGYGDDCACVNINGRLILFTVDIQVENSHFLKGKIKPEDLGWKLATSNVSDVVACGGLPRWALLSLALPKDLEYSFIEKVYLGIKEAQDYYGFYTIGGNCSSSNQIMIDMTMVGETEKFISRSTAKPNQKIYLSGNLGCSKAGLELILMDKQEYEDFEIALINKHYRPKARIDLVEKIKQASACIDISDGLTSDLSHISKKSNVKIIIEKEKLKIDENLKKFCLKYEKDPLDYILTSGEEYEVALISEKDLDLMEIGYTEEGFGVFLKEGDKVVELNKESFDHFK